One Stigmatopora argus isolate UIUO_Sarg chromosome 19, RoL_Sarg_1.0, whole genome shotgun sequence genomic window, ATGCGTATATTTAAATTATTCTGAGGGCCTGTTGGTAAAATATAGCATTTTTAATTTACTCTTAAAATAATGAACAAAAGGATATACTCAGTGACTGCCATAGACGGCATtaaacgtccaatcaatttgtacTGGGATGGAGCCACTTGGGTAGCCTACTTGGGTTAACAGTCATCTTTACTACCCTTCCATTGACCGTGATAGACGCCctacggggaaaaaaatggtcagCTGGCGGgttcttttaaaaagttttatttgaaatgattttaaatacaaataatatactgtatatattgttttaaattcatttacaaTGACAGTTCCGTTGTAAACAAGAGTGGCAAACAAGAAAAAGAGACAGGTATTTTGAGTAAATGTGTCCGGAATTGCTGACTTTGCACGCCTTCGTGCCATTTCTTTCCATGAGTACGTGCGCGCTCACCGGCGTGCCAAAAGAACAACTCAAGCCCTGGCCcatcaaaagaaataaatatagcAAAAGATGTATTAGCATcttttttgatcaaataaaatgGACATCACTCTGTGGTGATATGCAAGTGGATAATTGCATTGCAAATTAGTACAGTGAATTAAAACagcatattttccttttttaattttttttttttttttactcattcaaATTTACTTCTgttaaattattgttttccgCCTCCTTTTATTGCCCAGGGCAGAATACAGCTGGGTCACACAAATACTAAGAAAGAATGAACAAAATATACTGCCAAACTGAGAAGAACGGCAGGTGCATGGCACCCAAGtggacttttatttatttttacattttgtatttacTCACGCTGGAATGTCctgtaaaaggaaaaaaaaatatgtactgGGCTTGCTTACTAAGTGTGAAGATTAACAGAAGGACTCCGAACAAAGTCCCGGAAAGGAACCATGTTGAAACGGCAGCGCTAAAACAAGTGGGTTTAGCCCGGCAGCGGCGCGATTGCGACTCCTCGCCGCAAAACGGCGTCGCCGCTCGCGTCCTTACCTGCTGAGAAACGCAGACGCGCGAGCGCACGTAGAAAAAGAGGCCAGGACGTGCACCAGTGTAGAAAAATTTCCCGTCCGAGTCTTTTGCGTCGACGGGGGAGGTGGAgaaggggggcggggcttcagtCGTCGTCATCTTCGTCGTCGTCGCTCTCCTCGATGCCGTCGCTGTCCTCCtgctcctcgtcctcctcctccgtgTCGGGGATGTCCCACTGCGGGTGGTTGTCCAGCACGGCTTTGGCCTCGTGCACCTCCAACTGCGGACGAGCATTTGCACCGTCGGTCATTCGTCCGATCCGATCCGTGACCGGCGAGTCTCGACGGTTCAAACGGCTTCTTTACCTTGAGTGCTTTGATCTGGTCGAGTCCCAAGTAGGAATCGGAGCGCAGGATGACCGAATATTGATAGTTGCCCGTTTTGGAAGGTGCCGGAAACTTGAGCTCCACCTGCGCACGGGGGTTTTTGGGGCATGGGTCAACGGTCCCGGTTGACGTCCGGTAACGGCCGACCGACGGCGACCCACCTCCTCGCTGTCCTTTAGCGTGCAAACGTGGTAGGGCATGGACACCAGGGTCTGGTCGCGACGGTCGGCGATGTACAGCCACCACCACTCCTGCTTCTCCTCGGGGTAGTACAGGCTGTACGAGGCGTGCGTCACCTTGGACTTGGTCTCCAGCAGGGCGCGCTCTCGCCTCTGGATACTCTGCTGCAACGCCTCCCACTCCTGCAAAAAAAGTTGATcacatttggcatttttttaagtCACCCGCCCTGCAAAGGTCAACTTTTAAATAGCCGCCCGCTAAAATTAATGGAACGGCACTGACGCAAGATGGCCGACGAGTCATAACGCCCACCCCAAGCGGTGCACCTTACGCACGTAGTCGTGTTTTTCGCATTACCTCCTCGTCGTCTCCGGCCATCTCGTCCGGCTCGGTGTCGCTCTGCTTGTCGCTGTCTTCGTCCCTCTCGCTAGCCGAGTCTTTGGCGGCCTCGACCTCGTCCGACTCGCTGCCTTTCTCCGAGagctcctcctcgtcctccttgGCCGCCGGCGCCCCCTCCTGCCAAAACGCCGCCTCGCCCATTCGTCACTCCCGGCGCAAAAGGGACGCGGCCGGCGCCGACGGCGGACTGACCGTTCCCGCCACGTTTCCGTTGGCCGTCTTGCTTTTGACCGGCGCCGGCGTGGCCTTTTTCTTGGTTAATTTCTTCTTCTTGGCCTTTGCCATCTTCTTGGCGCCTTTGCTCTTGTTCTGCCACACTTGCTTGGCTTTCCCTTTGGCGGCGTCTCCCTGCCGAGAAAAGGGGGCGGACCTTTAAGGGCGTCCGATCGGCGAGGACGCCCGTCGGTGGGCGGTCTTACCGCTTCTTCGGTTGGGGCCGCCGCGCTCGCCGCGGCCGCAGCCGCCTCCTCCCCCGTGCACGGCGAGGGCTCCTGCTCCTTCTCAAACACCTCCTACGGCAAAGTAAAGGCGGCGTTAATGCGCCCTCTGGTGGCGAACATTGTATTTGTCTTCAATTGTGTGCAATGGAggcttcatgtttttttttctccatttcattgttttgagaGCCGGGTTGACTGACCGCCATTCGCTTCCTGGAGAGGGTGACGGTCACGGTGACGATGGAGCCGGCCGTGATGTTGCTGCTGTCTTCGTCGTCGAGGACTGCGGAGACGACGGATGTCAGCCCGCGGCGGTGAACGCACCCCCCCGGCCCCTCCCCACGGCGCCGAAAAGCCCACCTTGCAGTTTGGTGTCCATGGTGATGTGCGGGAAGCTCCCCAGCACGGCCATGACCTCGTCGTACTTCTCCTCCTCCATGAAGCGCAGCATGCCGCGCCTGTCCGAGTCTTTGAGACTCACCAGGTCCTGCAGGCTGCGGACCTTGTACTTCTTGGAGATGCAGTAGCGCAGGTGCTCCTCCTCAAAGTGAGGCAGCTGCAGCAACGGCGACTTGGACTCCTGGAGGCCCTGCACGATCATCTGCGTCAGCTTCATGCAGTTCTCGATGGTGACCAGGCGCGGCGCGTGGAAACCTGCCATCCCATCACACATATAACCGTCTAGTTCTATATACAAGCAATATGCGCCATGGCGTGCTTCTAACCTCCTCTGCTGTTGGCCATCATGGTGAGCTGGCAGCCCACGTTGATCATCTCCTGGAGGAGCGCCGGACTCTTCTTCACCACAAAGCGCTGATCTGAAGCCCGAGGCGCGCCGCGctcaggttaaaaaaatgggattttcccGGCACGCCGCGCTCGCCCAGGAGCCCAACCAACCTTCCTCCAGCTCCTCGGAAACGTCCATGCGCGCCAGGTGGGAGAGGACCAACACTCGGGCCTTCAGGCTGTACGGGTAGCAGAAGGGAGGCTCCTTCTTCTTCACGTTAATGTTTCCCAGCTCACGGATCAACTGCGAACAGACCCAAaataccatttttaaaaactcccTCCTTAGGTTGTAGCGGTTTTCAAAATGCAAATGATCCAAAGGACCTGCGGCACTTCGATGTTGTCCGTGGGTCGGATGGTGGCTTCTTTATTGCTCCGGGGGTCAAACTCGAACGCCGCCGTCAGCACCATGGCTAACCCTGGAAGgggaatcaaaaaaaaaaatttaaaaatggccatttttttctcccccaactGCTGACTTTCTAATAAATACGTACGCTTCATGTTCATGTTGGGCGTCTTGTACATAAAGTGCATGAAGAGTTGAGTGGTGTTGATGAGGATCTGGTCTCCGCTGTACCGGATGGAGCGGTACCACCACGTGCCCTGCGGGACGCACATTTAGCACCTCGGAACGATGACCACGACGACCGTTTGTCCCCGAGCGACACGGCCGCTTACCACCA contains:
- the sec63 gene encoding translocation protein SEC63 homolog; translated protein: MAGQQFQYDDSGNTFFYFLTSFVGLIVIPATYYFWPRDQNVEQLRLKSLRRVHGRCLWYRLRLMKSQQSVVPTLKKAALLFGWAIFLLLAYKVSKLDREYQEYNPYEVLSLDPGAKLPEIKKQYRVLSLKFHPDRGGDEAMFMRIAKAYAALTNEQSRKNWEIYGNPDGPGATSFGIALPAWIVDQKNSMLVLLVYGLAFMVILPVVVGTWWYRSIRYSGDQILINTTQLFMHFMYKTPNMNMKRLAMVLTAAFEFDPRSNKEATIRPTDNIEVPQLIRELGNINVKKKEPPFCYPYSLKARVLVLSHLARMDVSEELEEDQRFVVKKSPALLQEMINVGCQLTMMANSRGGFHAPRLVTIENCMKLTQMIVQGLQESKSPLLQLPHFEEEHLRYCISKKYKVRSLQDLVSLKDSDRRGMLRFMEEEKYDEVMAVLGSFPHITMDTKLQVLDDEDSSNITAGSIVTVTVTLSRKRMAEVFEKEQEPSPCTGEEAAAAAASAAAPTEEAGDAAKGKAKQVWQNKSKGAKKMAKAKKKKLTKKKATPAPVKSKTANGNVAGTEGAPAAKEDEEELSEKGSESDEVEAAKDSASERDEDSDKQSDTEPDEMAGDDEEEWEALQQSIQRRERALLETKSKVTHASYSLYYPEEKQEWWWLYIADRRDQTLVSMPYHVCTLKDSEEVELKFPAPSKTGNYQYSVILRSDSYLGLDQIKALKLEVHEAKAVLDNHPQWDIPDTEEEDEEQEDSDGIEESDDDEDDDD